The segment CATCTGCAAAAGACAGTAGATTATCATCCACAACGGCTAAGGATAGGTTTGCCGGAACGGGAACGCCTTGATAATCTAAGGTTTGGATGGTCAGTTTAACGGTTTCTCTGGGTTGATAATCAGGTTTATCCGGCTGCAGTTTTACCTGAAGTTGTTTGTGGGAATTAACGAATACTAAGCGTTCGCATCTTTCGATACCGCTACCGTCAAATAGCGTAATCACGGTTATGCCAATTGGCAATTGATCTGTTGGAATGCTGATGTTTCGGCTGTTAGAAACGGGCACTGCATCGGAATAAACTATCTTTTCATGCTGACGCATTACGATTCGTAAAGTTTCCGGGCGGGGAGAGGTGATTTTGACAGAAACTTCGGTACGTTCAGGAGTAGCAGTCAGGCTGTATCCGGCAGGCAAAATAGCCGGCAGTGAATATTTCTCGGTTATACCAACCGGCTTTGTAATCTTAACAGAATATATTTCTTGGGAGTTTGGGGTAAACGAAAAATCGCCCATTCCAAAATGAAAACTTGTAAAAGAAGCTACTACATTACCGGCTTTGTCTAATAGCTGGCCTTCTATGTCGGCAGGTTTTCCATGCTGGTTTTGAGCAAAAAACGCAACACGCGCCGGAACATTATGAATTAAATCTCCCCCTTCCGGAAAAAAACTTAATTTAATATCATTCAGCACAATGGGTATCGAACGAGAAATAGATTCTGTTTGCCCTTCATGGGAAAACAGTAAATTCACTAAACCATCGGAAGATGTGAGTTCTTTGGGTAATTTAAAAATCACCAATCCTTTGCCTTCATTATCTAATGAAGTGCGGAAGCGTTGGTATTCTTTGCCGCTTAATGATACTACGCTTTGAAAGGCAGCATTTTCTAATGGTTTATTGTCTAATTTTTTTACTTCGATTTTCAGACCTACTTCATCACCGGGTCCATAAGCTTTTTTCTCAAAATCTATTTTCATTTTGAGGCGGGGTAGCACAACATCCTGAACGGTAATTTCTTTTTCAAAGAACGGCATTTCGGGCGTGTTTTTTTGCCAGTTGGTGTAGCTGCGTATTTTGTATATCCCTCCCGGCCAATCTGGGCTTAGCTGAAAATCACCGGATGCTGTTCCGTCTTTTAGCACTAAACGGCGGGTTACTTCCACAGCCCCTTTGGGGTTTATTAGCTCCACATAGGCAATTTCGCTTTCCTCAGAGATTTTCATATCGCGTGTGTTTCGCACATAAACCTGAAACCAGATGTCTTCGCCCAACTCAAATTGAGGGGAATTTATATGTACATATACTTTTTCGGTAGGTAACTGTTTGAAAAAAGTAGAAAACTTCTCTTTTAGTTTAGTTAGAAAATCATCATCTCCATTAGGCGATGCCGCTAACTTTGGAAACCACCAAAGCCCTAAGGCTAACACAATCGGTAAAATAACCAGATACGATTGATTTTTCATTTTAAATAAGTGCTTATGTAGTAATAACGTATTTTTCGGCTACAGTATTTGATGAATAGCAAAAATAAAGCCAACCACGTACGTGGTTGGCTACAAATTTAATAAATTACCGCTTAAATAGCGAAATTTCCTTGTAAGCTGAATTACTTCTGTAGGATTTTAATCAACCCAAATATCCAGCCGGGGAAGAAAAATAGGAAGCATAGCAAAAGAGTTATCCACCAAGCATTATCCCAATCTCTATAAAGCCCAACCCAAAGCCAAGCTAAAGGTGCTATAAAAATCATTAGTACAATGGCTAATCCCTTTGAGAAGGAAGCAACTTTCTTAACTCCTTTAACAATCTTTTGCAAAAAGGTTACTTTTTTCGCAACTTTTACCATTTTAGGGTCTTTTTCAAGGCTTTTTACTTCATAGTTTGCAGGTTTTGAAATAGGAGTATAAACTCCAGCAGCACTCATTTGGGTTGTAAAAAAACCCAAAAATAGAATTAATAAACCAATTGTTCTAAACATAATAGTAATAATACTTTTAAATGATACGCAATATTAAATTCATTCTTTTTAAGAAACAAATAATTTTTTGTGATTTTTAAATCGTGTTTTTTGTTACAAAAATATTAAGGTGGATTCTATAATTTAAATCATTGTTAATCAAGCAATTATACGTATATTTACGTATAATTTAACACGAAAACAATATGACATCATAAGAGTATAAAACCAATGGCCAAAAAGGATTATTTGACGAGCAATTTACTATTGAACGTTTGTCTGCAATTGGCAATCCCTTAGAAAGAATAAGCAATATTGTTGATTTTGAGGCATTTTGCAACACATTAGAATCTAAATTATTAAATACAGAAAAGAAAAACAACGCAGGGGCGAAACCTTATGATGTTGTGATGATGTTTAAAATCATGATTTTACAGCGCTACTATGGCCTTGGCGACAAGCAAGTGGAGTTTCAGATATTGACAGGCTAAGTTTTAAAAAGTTCTTAGGATTGGAATCTGGCGACAAAGTACCTGATACGTTGCACTGAGTATATCGAAGTGAGAAAACTGTTTGGGCGCTTAGAGAGAACCTAACAAAAAATTCATCAAGAAATTCGCAGTTACAGATGCTTCAGTACACGACTCCCAAGTTTTAGATGATTTGTTGGATAAAAGCGACAACGGGCAACCATTATATGGAAACAGTGCCTATACGGGAGATAAGCAAAAAATAAGATAAAATCTAAGACCAGAGTAAGAGTAGAACACGTATTTGGTTTTATGGAACAAAGTATGAACGGGCTTGCTGTAAAATCTGTAGGAGTAGCAAGAGCAACAGGAATAATAGGGATCATAAACCTTACCTACAACTTATTCAGGCTTGAACAAGTTCAAAGATTAAATTTATTTACATCGTAATATGCTATTAATTAGTTAGTTGCAAATTATCGAATTAAAAATTAAAAATTAAAAATTATCAAGAGATAATTCTGAATCGATAATATTTAGCTACGTAAAAAGTTGGGGGCTTCGAGTTATCCACGAAAGATGCACATTTTTTCCAAGTAGCTTGCAAAATGGATTTTATCCAAATAGTTTTACGGTTTAATTTGGTAACTATTAATATGTAGTCTTATGAGTAAAATACGCTTACTGCTGTTTAGTATTGGAATATTGATTTTCTCAAATTTTAGCACAACTGCCCAACTTGGAAAACCGTACCAACAATACTATTCACCCAAAGAATACAAGGCACACCAGTTAGTTTGGTGGATTACCCAAGACGCACGCGGAGTTGTTTATGCAGCTAATAATGACGGCGTTTTAAGCTATGACGGCCAGCATTGGGAACTAATTTCTACCCCGAACCCAGTTCGTTCTTTATCAATAGACAAAAACAACCGAATCTTCGTAGGCTGTAAAGGAGATTTTGGAATGTTAAAAATAGACTCCACCGGAAGTTTATTGTACCAATCTATCCGAAAATTATTACCTAAACAAGACCAAGTCTTGGTGAAAGACTTTGATAAGGTTTACTGTACAGACGGTGCTATATGGTTTATTTCAGAGTTTATGTTAGTTAAGGCAACGGAATCCGGGGGGCTATTTAACCTAACGACTTGGAAATTTGAACAAGACGGCCTAACCGGAGCAGGGTTGATGGATGGGAAATTATACATACATCAACGCGGAGTAGGACTTTGTGAGGCGACTTCTAATGGGCTAAAACCAGCCCATGGTGGCGATTTCTTTAAAGACAAAGAAATAACAGCCATTAAAACCGTAGGAAACGAAAAAATAATCGCCACTGCTACCGCAGGTCTCTTTAAATTCACGGCAAATCAAGCAACTGCGATTACCACCCCAATTGATAATATTTTAAAAAGTGCTATCATTTATGAAGTTGCACCAATGCAAGGTAACCAATTTGCCGTAGCCACAATGTTAGGCGGAGTTTATGTGGTTTCATTATCCGGTCAGGTATTACAAACATTTACCAAAGAAACAGGTTTCCCAGATAACGATATTTACTATGTTTATACAGATAAACAAGGTGGTTTATGGATAGCATATTCTAAAGGATTAGCCAGAATTGGGCTGAATATCCCGATTACCCAACTAACCGGTATAGAAGGTAAGGTAGCCTCTATGGTTTCCTTTAATAACTTAATTTATGCAGCTACCAGTCAAGGGATTTTTGAGCAGAACGGCGGTATTTTTCGCCGAATTTCCGGAATCAACACAGAATGTCGCTCGCTACGGATATTTAACGGAAAACTTTATGCAGCCAGCAATAAAGGCTTGATTGAAATCAACAATGGAGCTATCCGGTTCGTGCTTCCCAATGAACTATGCCTATCAATAGGAAGTTCAGCCCAAAATGGAATGTTATTAGCAAGCCATTTCAAAGGAATTTGGGTCATAGACCCTTCTACCGGTATCAAAACAGATATTCCCAAAGTTACCGAAGAATCATTTTCGTTCTGCGAAACCCCCGCAGGAGATATTTGGGTTGGAACAAGCTATCAAGGTGCTATCTTGCTAAAACCTAACGGAAAAAACTTTTCAGCCCAAAAATTTGGGCAAAATGACGGCTTGCCCGAAGGAAAAGTAGAAATAAAACTCATTAATAAAGAAGTTATCTTTAAAACAGAAAACGGATTTTATGAATACAACGGCGGTAAGTTCGTCCCCCTAAATACGTTAAACAAAATAGCTTTTTCTAAAGTAGCTGACCTTGTTCAAGGCTCAAACACAGATGTATGGACGGTTCAAGAATCCGGAGTATTCTCTATTGACGGGAATCTAAAAGCTGACCCAAAAATCAACCCTATTTCACCGGCAAATATTCTACAAGAAAAACCAACTGTTTTTTATATTGATGACAAAAATATTCAATGGATAGCCATTAACGACCAAATATTCCGTTTGGATAATTCTCGTATTAATGTCTCAAATGCGGTACTCTTACCCGTAATCACCAGAGTTACTACGGCATCCGGTATAGCTATCTTTAACGGCTACTATAAAACCGAAGACGAAAAAGCAAGCTATACTCAATCTCCAAAATTCATTCCTGAATTACTGTTTTCTCAAAATAGTTTGATGTTTGAATACGGAATACCTTCCTTTGAAAACGAAAAAGGCACTCAATTTCAACTCTTTTTAGAAGGTAATGATAACGGTTGGTCAGCATGGAGCAAGGATTCCAAAATTACCTACACCAATTTAAGTTCTGGTGATTATCTATTACGGATTCGTTCCAAAAACGCTTATGGAGCTATTAGTCAGGAGATTACATATTATTTTAAGATTTCTCCTCCTTGGTATTTAACTTGGTGGGCATATATCTGCTACTTTTTACTGCTTTCACTCATTGTTTATATAGTTGTTCGAGTAAACAGCCAGCGATTAGTATCTGCAAACTTGAAGTTGGAGCAAACAGTAAAAGAACGTACCCGCGAAATTGCTAAACAAAAAGAAGAAATTGAAAAACAAAAAGTTGAAGTTGAAAAAAGCAGAGATTTATTAGAGAAAAAAAATCAAACTATTCAAGAGGCTTATACTCAGCTACAAAACACACAAGCGCAACTCATTCAGTCAGAAAAAATGGCTTCATTAGGGCAGTTAATCGCCGGTGTAGCCCACGAAATCAATACTCCAATCGGTGCTATCAATGCTTCTGCCGGAAATATTGATAAATCATTGCCGGTGATTTTACAAAAACTGCCGTTTTTGGTTCGAAGTATGGATTCATCCAAAGAACAGCTGTTTTTTCAATTAATAGAACGAACCATGGGCTTTTCCGGCTCACTAACCAGCCGGGAAGAAAGACAATATAAAAAATCAGTTACAGAATATTTAGAAAATAATCAAGTTGAAAACGCCGCTAATTTAGCCGCCCAACTTGCCAAAATCGGCTTGATAGACAACTTAGACCCATTTTTAATCCTACTGAAAGACCCCAATTCTACTGAACTTATTGATACTGCTACCGTTATCGGAAAACTACGCCTAAACCTCGACAACATAAAGTTAGCCATTGCCAAAACCCAAAAAATAGTATTTGCCCTCAAAAGCTACTCTCATCGCCAATCTGACGATGTATTTGTTCAGGCAAATATTATCGAAAATATGGAAACAGTCCTTACCATTTACCATAACCAACTAAAATACGGCATAGAAGTTCATACAGACTTTGATGAGTCAACACCGATGATATGGTGCCTGCCGGATGAACTTAACCAAGTCTGGACAAACATCATTCATAACGCAATACAAGCTATGGATAACAAAGGAACGTTGGATATTTCTATTCAACGATTTGGGAATAAGATAATTACAAAACTAACGGATTCCGGCCCGGGTATTCCGCAGGACATCGCTGCCAAGATATTCGAACCATTTTTCACAACGAAAAAACAAGGCGAAGGAAGCGGCTTAGGATTAGATATTTGCAGAAAAATCATCCTAAAGCATCAGGGAAATATCTCTGTTGAAAGCCAACCGGGTAAAACTACCTTTATCGTAGAACTTCCTATTTTAGAAACTCCACCTCAAAAAGTAGCCTAACAACTAATTATAAACGATAAAAACCTAAACATAGCTGTAAAAATCATGAAATAGCAGCTTCATAACGTTGCTTAATTTTGTGGTAAAAGTATGATGATAACCCAAAAGGTAGTTGTAATAACGGGAGCTTCCAGTGGCATTGGCAAAGCCTTGGCAGAACGATATGCACACGCTGGATACAAATTAGCGTTAGCCGCTCGGAATATTGAACGCTTACAAAAAGCTGCCGAACTGCTCCCTACTGATTCTTTATTAGTAACTTGCGATGTTAGTCAGATGGATGATTGCCAGCAATTAATCAGGCAAACAATCGAACGTTTTGGCCGAATAGACACTTTGATTAACAATGCCGGAATTAGTATGCGGGCTTTGTTTCAAGATGTTTCGCTGGAAGTATTGCATCAGGTTATGGATATTAACTTTTGGGGATCGGTTTACTGCACTAAATTTGCCTTACCATATTTACAGAAGACACAGGGGAGCATTATCGGGATTTCATCAATTGCCGGACATCGAGGACTACCTGCCAGGAGCGGATATTCTGCCAGTAAATTTGCCATGAATGGCTTTTTAGAAGCCATTCGAGCAGAGCTATTGCCAGATAAAGTACACGTTCTTACGGTTAGTCCGGGATTCACAGCTTCCAATATTCGTAAAGTTGCGCTAAATGCACAGGGTTCCCAGCAAGGAGAAAGCCCCCGAGATGAAACCAATATGATGAGTGCAGAAGCCGTTGCCGAAGCCGTCTTTAAAGCACAACAAAAACGAAAACACAGTATTATCCTGACTACACAAGGCAAATTAACAGTGTTTCTCAACAAATGGTTTTCTAAGTGGATGGATAAAAAAGTTCTGCA is part of the Bacteroidia bacterium genome and harbors:
- a CDS encoding SDR family oxidoreductase, whose translation is MTQKVVVITGASSGIGKALAERYAHAGYKLALAARNIERLQKAAELLPTDSLLVTCDVSQMDDCQQLIRQTIERFGRIDTLINNAGISMRALFQDVSLEVLHQVMDINFWGSVYCTKFALPYLQKTQGSIIGISSIAGHRGLPARSGYSASKFAMNGFLEAIRAELLPDKVHVLTVSPGFTASNIRKVALNAQGSQQGESPRDETNMMSAEAVAEAVFKAQQKRKHSIILTTQGKLTVFLNKWFSKWMDKKVLHILAQEPDTPLKTKE